A portion of the Parasteatoda tepidariorum isolate YZ-2023 chromosome 5, CAS_Ptep_4.0, whole genome shotgun sequence genome contains these proteins:
- the LOC107454583 gene encoding unhealthy ribosome biogenesis protein 2 homolog isoform X2 — protein sequence MMSCTLNQNRSDLDPLSILALLCAACGFDIPLMISTDSCCNNILKVNRSDSSMFLPLSSLLEACEQHPEYFLLSVVPEGYLKPSDWLEGILAGLLDMKPTENLLYWLKCFRSLTKLSVSLVEKNLTDFVKLCLLDIDIANNEIKQEFCRYFIQIVTLYSRLNQLPKFYVKLLLNLTECIKNDTFGELITRGQIYPEILQTLAQQFQDLSFGQILDLGKIFAEIYTTFANLNQLFASGKGALFFFSQIFSSFLVHTKLFDEEVPDSVYPKFKDLVLYITEELKKNVSVLYKEKKEVQQLQRSFLLLCYALGEIKIASYCCADEPSEDLFTMKSSNNALDCSLVHNFFEEGHADYLQSFWESDDKILSLLVFQLMIQKAKCLLCKKDASEDEKSHLQLVVLTLIQHAQENTSASASWDLDMCTLDTSNYGTAVWRLLLKLIPLVINMLNHKQLLSLCHSFHSVILNGQEIDDKFSLSQIALSHVKSGFFLESKSFQSAFVMSMWKSEDLILSRKRVSEELLSEDVTLNDVLLKLNSFRGKWMKYAQTTPKCQKGETYNPLWTGIKESCELLNQVLLNDSLCNLKMKPQLFNKIKLIECLPLEYLLPGNQMQCLVGLSVLFFLTPDLGHKDNVSKLAEQIATQMVKIFDGVRSIWLFDFVTSGPFLQKIVLTTTKLVEQDKCQEIKPWMIYLLESVVKEISRNHSTFSDLEFYLTKNKKSTKSETDVVFLLSLSVILEKLSQLYRRSYLSPALKETRHKIFNMSGHCFIKYLKSYKASSNEYILEYLLSCYTALIETIHLPDCAVDSRVKDHCLEEIPCRTALSIEKLSDKKAKSEIYLKFIAKLCCLKDALSSYLPEDFPLLSWKAIILNLENRGHFSTKEITSNLNNSTGHSCDICTSISKKSTATNSIILQEYEVCALQSVCSVMNGEQLNDRFINIANDIAKINIQSLDPASLQMNIEILKHLIESCTNKEEVPLSSQSLTNLLFHLHYIMNQLCQSPYLLYMVKIPVFEFLHFLVKKRSSCIPKQCLIPCLHSCLSVKLDHMGPNVLDFTKAFTAIWNIVYDILLHHPGIVLSSRAAYLSFVSMLLKSIVKSGSQDTISTCDKNSQHQLQLCAQNMDRLLTVLTRHKIELSKLVPYLVADYLDSIQDITLDSSIKVHLISGINRVLDLCTEDSLKMLSVNLNHSCRDMFSNIVKNHSQHKYHGTV from the exons atgatgtCCTGTACCTTAAATCAGAATAG aTCAGACCTGGACCCTTTATCAATTTTAGCCCTTCTTTGTGCTGCTTGTGGCTTTGATATTCCTCTGATGATATCTACTGATTCCTGctgcaataatattttgaaa GTTAATCGTTCTGATAGTTCCATGTTTTTACCCTTAAGTAGCCTTCTCGAAGCCTGTGAACAACATCCAGAATACTTCTTGCTTTCAGTAGTTCCAGAAGGCTACTTGAAGCCATCTGATTGGCTTGAAGGTATATTGGCTGGCCTGTTGGATATGAAACCCACGGAAAATTTGTTATATTGGCTAAAATGCTTCCGAAGCCTTACTAAATTGTCTGTTTCTTTAGTGGAGAAAAATCTGActgattttgttaaattatgtcTCCTTGACATAGATATA gcaaataatgaaatcaaacaagagttttgtagatattttattcaaattgttacACTATACTCAAGACTAAATCAGCTTCCCAAATTTTATGtgaaacttcttttaaatttaactgaatgcATTAAAAACGACACTTTTGGTGAACTCATAACAAGAGGTCAGATATATCCAGAGATACTCCAAACTTTAGCACAGCAATTTCAAGACCTTTCATTTGGACAAATTCTTGATTTGGGAAAGATATTTGCTGAAATTTACACTACCTTTGCAAATTTGAATCAATTGTTTGCTTCTggaaaag gtgcattattctttttttctcaaatattttcttcgttTCTTGTACACACCAAATTATTTGATGAAGAAGTTCCAGATAGTGTGTATCCAAAGTTCAAAGATCTAGTGCTATATATAACTGAAGAATTAAAGAAGAATGTATCTGTcctttataaagaaaagaaagag gtgCAGCAGCTTCAAAGATCTTTCTTATTGTTATGTTATGCTCTtggagaaattaaaattgccaGTTATTGCTGTGCTGATGAACCTTCAGAAgatttatttacaatgaaaagTTCAAACAATGCACTTGATTGTTCCCTTGTACATAATTTCTTTGAGGAAGGTCATGCTGATTATTTACAATCATTTTGGGAAAGTGATGATAAAATTCTAAGTTTACTagtt TTCCAACTTATGATTCAAAAAGCAAAATGTCTTCTTTGCAAGAAGGATGCTTCTGAGGATGAAAAGTCTCATCTACAGTTGGTTGTCTTGACTCTCATACAACATGCTCAAGAAAACACATCTGCAAGTGCATCATGGGACTTagat ATGTGTACCCTTGATACAAGTAATTATGGTACAGCTGTGTGGAGATTACTTCTAAAGCTCATTCCCCTTGTCATCAATATGCTGAATCATAAACAACTTCTCTCACTTTGCCATTCTTTCCACAGTGTCATTTTAAACGG ccaagaaattgatgataaatttagtttaagcCAAATTGCACTGTCGCACGTAAAAAGTGGGTTCTTTTTGGAATCAAAGTCTTTTCAGTCTGCCTTTGTTATGTCAATGTGGAAGAGTGAAGATTTGATTTTGTCTAGGAAAAG ggtAAGTGAGGAATTATTATCTGAAGATGTAACATTGAACGATGTACTACTGAAGTTGAACAGTTTTCGAGGCAAATGGATGAAATATGCACAAACAACACCAAAATGCCAAAAGGGAGAAACGTACAACCCTTTATGGACTGGCATTAAAGAATCGTGTGAacttctgaatcaagtattgtTGAACGATTCCTTATGCAACCTTAAGATGAAGCCacaacttttcaataaaatcaag cTAATTGAGTGTTTACCTCTTGAATATCTACTGCCAGGAAATCAAATGCAATGTCTTGTTGGActctctgttttattttttctcactcCTGACTTAGGTCATAAAGACAATGTTTCTAAACTTGCTGAACAAATAGCAACTCAAatggtcaaaatttttgatggtgtTAGAAGTATATGGCTGTTTGATTTTGTGACAAGTGGaccttttcttcaaaaaatcgtCCTTACAACCACTAAACTTGTGGAACAg gATAAGTGTCAAGAAATAAAACCATGGATGATCTATCTTTTAGAAAGTGTTGTTAAAGAAATTTCCAGGAATCATAGCACTTTTTCGGATTTAGAATTCTATCTTACAAAG aataaaaaatctacTAAGAGTGAAACCGATGTGGTATTTCTTTTGTCTCTATCTGTGATTTTGGAAAAGCTGTCTCAG CTGTATCGAAGATCATATCTTTCACCTGCTCTCAAAGAAACTCGTCATAAGATATTCAATATGAGTGGACATTgctttataaagtatttaaaaagttataaagctAGCTCCAATGAATATATTCTTGAATATCTATTGTCGTGTTATACAGCATTGATAGAAACTATACATTTACCTGATTGTGCTGTTGATTCACGAGTGAAAGATCACTGTTTAGAAGAAATACCTTGCAGAACTGCACTGTCTATTGAAAAGCTCTctgataaaaaa GCAAAATCTGAAATCTACTTGAAATTCATTGCAAAGCTTTGTTGCCTAAAAGACGCATTATCAAGTTATCTTCCTGAAGATTTTCCTCTACTTTCATggaaagcaataattttgaacctaGAAAACAGAGGACACTTTTCTACGAAAGAAAtaacatcaaatttaaataactctACTGGGCATTCCTGTGATATCTGTACttcaatatcaaaaaaatcaaCTGCTACAAACAGTATTATTCTTCAAGAATATGAAGTCTGTGCTCTACAGTCGGTTTGTAGTGTTATGAATGGTGAACAATTGAACGACAGATTTATAAATATAGCCAATGATATA gcAAAAATCAACATCCAGTCACTAGACCCAGCATCTCTTCAAAtgaatatagaaattttaaaacatttaatagaaTCATGCACAAACAAGGAAGAAGTACCACTCTCATCTCAGTCTCTCACCAAT ttgttatttCATCTTCATTACATAATGAATCAACTCTGCCAGTCTCCATATCTGTTGTACATGGTAAAAATCCCTGTGTTTGAATTTCTACATTTCCTTGTAAAGAAACGATCT TCTTGTATTCCAAAACAGTGCCTTATTCCATGTCTTCATTCCTGCCTAAGTGTGAAACTAGATCATATGGGACCCAATGTTTTAGATTTCACAAAAGCTTTTACAGCTATTTGGAATATTGTTTATGATATTTTGCTACACCATCCTGGTATTGTTCTATCATCAAGGGCTGcatatttatcatttgtttcaa TGCTCTTAAAATCCATTGTGAAATCAGGATCTCAAGATACCATCTCCACCTGTGATAAAAATAGCCAACATCAACTGCAGCTGTGTGCTCAAAATATGGAtag ACTTTTGACAGTTCTCACCAgacataaaatagaattatccAAACTAGTACCTTACCTTGTTGCTGATTATTTAGACAGTATTCAAGATATTACTCTAGATTCTAGCATAaag gtTCATTTAATATCTGGTATTAATAGAGTACTTGATTTATGTACAGAAGACTCTCTGAAAATGTTATCTGTCAATTTAAATCACAGCTGCCGTGACatgttttctaatattgttaaaaatcataGCCAACATAAATATCACGGAACTGTATAG
- the LOC107454583 gene encoding unhealthy ribosome biogenesis protein 2 homolog isoform X1 codes for MTTARALQAVLDGSYENDKKLDIIIQLCNSNKCNSSVVFEKIIDWLINCITNKSCGSSSDIFSLWRVLHKVLTNLQVTTDDQAACLKSRYIKVFIEEIKNFNNQYELLDLIFNCITIFLKLASIYGALVFDSNTLLSLLFVTLDACCEYYKENSTFIKESKSLIYIILETLNSLPNASNESKLPAYIDNIKVISTFVYFATCHVDYCPLSYDIVKNLTGIVFNSKTGSFKSLLTPEADSEDAPKEPNVHILAFFDNLQKLFKKQKIYGNISGCVVASALIKEMMSCTLNQNRSDLDPLSILALLCAACGFDIPLMISTDSCCNNILKVNRSDSSMFLPLSSLLEACEQHPEYFLLSVVPEGYLKPSDWLEGILAGLLDMKPTENLLYWLKCFRSLTKLSVSLVEKNLTDFVKLCLLDIDIANNEIKQEFCRYFIQIVTLYSRLNQLPKFYVKLLLNLTECIKNDTFGELITRGQIYPEILQTLAQQFQDLSFGQILDLGKIFAEIYTTFANLNQLFASGKGALFFFSQIFSSFLVHTKLFDEEVPDSVYPKFKDLVLYITEELKKNVSVLYKEKKEVQQLQRSFLLLCYALGEIKIASYCCADEPSEDLFTMKSSNNALDCSLVHNFFEEGHADYLQSFWESDDKILSLLVFQLMIQKAKCLLCKKDASEDEKSHLQLVVLTLIQHAQENTSASASWDLDMCTLDTSNYGTAVWRLLLKLIPLVINMLNHKQLLSLCHSFHSVILNGQEIDDKFSLSQIALSHVKSGFFLESKSFQSAFVMSMWKSEDLILSRKRVSEELLSEDVTLNDVLLKLNSFRGKWMKYAQTTPKCQKGETYNPLWTGIKESCELLNQVLLNDSLCNLKMKPQLFNKIKLIECLPLEYLLPGNQMQCLVGLSVLFFLTPDLGHKDNVSKLAEQIATQMVKIFDGVRSIWLFDFVTSGPFLQKIVLTTTKLVEQDKCQEIKPWMIYLLESVVKEISRNHSTFSDLEFYLTKNKKSTKSETDVVFLLSLSVILEKLSQLYRRSYLSPALKETRHKIFNMSGHCFIKYLKSYKASSNEYILEYLLSCYTALIETIHLPDCAVDSRVKDHCLEEIPCRTALSIEKLSDKKAKSEIYLKFIAKLCCLKDALSSYLPEDFPLLSWKAIILNLENRGHFSTKEITSNLNNSTGHSCDICTSISKKSTATNSIILQEYEVCALQSVCSVMNGEQLNDRFINIANDIAKINIQSLDPASLQMNIEILKHLIESCTNKEEVPLSSQSLTNLLFHLHYIMNQLCQSPYLLYMVKIPVFEFLHFLVKKRSSCIPKQCLIPCLHSCLSVKLDHMGPNVLDFTKAFTAIWNIVYDILLHHPGIVLSSRAAYLSFVSMLLKSIVKSGSQDTISTCDKNSQHQLQLCAQNMDRLLTVLTRHKIELSKLVPYLVADYLDSIQDITLDSSIKVHLISGINRVLDLCTEDSLKMLSVNLNHSCRDMFSNIVKNHSQHKYHGTV; via the exons ATGACTACAGCACGAG CATTGCAAGCCGTATTAGATGGATCATatgaaaatgacaaaaaacTTGATATCATTATTCAACTTTGCAATTCCAATAAATGCAATTCCAgtgttgtatttgaaaaaattattgattggcTGATTAATTGCATTACAAATAAAAG ctGTGGATCATCATCTGATATTTTTTCTCTATGGCGAGTCTTGCATAAAGTTTTAACAAACCTACAAGTGACAACAGATGATCAAGCTGCATGCTTAAAAAGTAGATATATTAAG gtttttattgaagaaataaaaaattttaataatcaatatgaACTGCTGGATCTCATTTTCAActgtattacaatatttttgaagttggCATCTATCTATGGCGCTCTGGTTTTCGACAGTAATACTTtg CTTTCTCTTCTTTTTGTGACCTTAGACGCATGTTGCgaatattacaaagaaaattcaACGTTTATAAAAGAGTCAAAATCTCTCATCTATATAATTTTAGAGACATTAAACAGTTTACCCAATGCTTCAAATGAATCAAAG TTGCCAGcatatattgataatattaaagTCATATCTACATTTGTGTATTTTGCCACATGTCATGTTGATTATTGTCCACTTAGCTATGATATTGTTAAAAACCTGACTGGAATAGTTTTCAA ttcaaAGACTGGGTCATTTAAAAGTCTGTTAACACCAGAAGCTGATTCTGAAGATGCCCCAAAAGAACCAAATGTCCATATCTTGgctttttttgataatttgcaaaaactatttaagaaacag aaaatatacgGAAATATTTCCGGATGTGTTGTAGCTTCagctttaattaaagaaatgatgtCCTGTACCTTAAATCAGAATAG aTCAGACCTGGACCCTTTATCAATTTTAGCCCTTCTTTGTGCTGCTTGTGGCTTTGATATTCCTCTGATGATATCTACTGATTCCTGctgcaataatattttgaaa GTTAATCGTTCTGATAGTTCCATGTTTTTACCCTTAAGTAGCCTTCTCGAAGCCTGTGAACAACATCCAGAATACTTCTTGCTTTCAGTAGTTCCAGAAGGCTACTTGAAGCCATCTGATTGGCTTGAAGGTATATTGGCTGGCCTGTTGGATATGAAACCCACGGAAAATTTGTTATATTGGCTAAAATGCTTCCGAAGCCTTACTAAATTGTCTGTTTCTTTAGTGGAGAAAAATCTGActgattttgttaaattatgtcTCCTTGACATAGATATA gcaaataatgaaatcaaacaagagttttgtagatattttattcaaattgttacACTATACTCAAGACTAAATCAGCTTCCCAAATTTTATGtgaaacttcttttaaatttaactgaatgcATTAAAAACGACACTTTTGGTGAACTCATAACAAGAGGTCAGATATATCCAGAGATACTCCAAACTTTAGCACAGCAATTTCAAGACCTTTCATTTGGACAAATTCTTGATTTGGGAAAGATATTTGCTGAAATTTACACTACCTTTGCAAATTTGAATCAATTGTTTGCTTCTggaaaag gtgcattattctttttttctcaaatattttcttcgttTCTTGTACACACCAAATTATTTGATGAAGAAGTTCCAGATAGTGTGTATCCAAAGTTCAAAGATCTAGTGCTATATATAACTGAAGAATTAAAGAAGAATGTATCTGTcctttataaagaaaagaaagag gtgCAGCAGCTTCAAAGATCTTTCTTATTGTTATGTTATGCTCTtggagaaattaaaattgccaGTTATTGCTGTGCTGATGAACCTTCAGAAgatttatttacaatgaaaagTTCAAACAATGCACTTGATTGTTCCCTTGTACATAATTTCTTTGAGGAAGGTCATGCTGATTATTTACAATCATTTTGGGAAAGTGATGATAAAATTCTAAGTTTACTagtt TTCCAACTTATGATTCAAAAAGCAAAATGTCTTCTTTGCAAGAAGGATGCTTCTGAGGATGAAAAGTCTCATCTACAGTTGGTTGTCTTGACTCTCATACAACATGCTCAAGAAAACACATCTGCAAGTGCATCATGGGACTTagat ATGTGTACCCTTGATACAAGTAATTATGGTACAGCTGTGTGGAGATTACTTCTAAAGCTCATTCCCCTTGTCATCAATATGCTGAATCATAAACAACTTCTCTCACTTTGCCATTCTTTCCACAGTGTCATTTTAAACGG ccaagaaattgatgataaatttagtttaagcCAAATTGCACTGTCGCACGTAAAAAGTGGGTTCTTTTTGGAATCAAAGTCTTTTCAGTCTGCCTTTGTTATGTCAATGTGGAAGAGTGAAGATTTGATTTTGTCTAGGAAAAG ggtAAGTGAGGAATTATTATCTGAAGATGTAACATTGAACGATGTACTACTGAAGTTGAACAGTTTTCGAGGCAAATGGATGAAATATGCACAAACAACACCAAAATGCCAAAAGGGAGAAACGTACAACCCTTTATGGACTGGCATTAAAGAATCGTGTGAacttctgaatcaagtattgtTGAACGATTCCTTATGCAACCTTAAGATGAAGCCacaacttttcaataaaatcaag cTAATTGAGTGTTTACCTCTTGAATATCTACTGCCAGGAAATCAAATGCAATGTCTTGTTGGActctctgttttattttttctcactcCTGACTTAGGTCATAAAGACAATGTTTCTAAACTTGCTGAACAAATAGCAACTCAAatggtcaaaatttttgatggtgtTAGAAGTATATGGCTGTTTGATTTTGTGACAAGTGGaccttttcttcaaaaaatcgtCCTTACAACCACTAAACTTGTGGAACAg gATAAGTGTCAAGAAATAAAACCATGGATGATCTATCTTTTAGAAAGTGTTGTTAAAGAAATTTCCAGGAATCATAGCACTTTTTCGGATTTAGAATTCTATCTTACAAAG aataaaaaatctacTAAGAGTGAAACCGATGTGGTATTTCTTTTGTCTCTATCTGTGATTTTGGAAAAGCTGTCTCAG CTGTATCGAAGATCATATCTTTCACCTGCTCTCAAAGAAACTCGTCATAAGATATTCAATATGAGTGGACATTgctttataaagtatttaaaaagttataaagctAGCTCCAATGAATATATTCTTGAATATCTATTGTCGTGTTATACAGCATTGATAGAAACTATACATTTACCTGATTGTGCTGTTGATTCACGAGTGAAAGATCACTGTTTAGAAGAAATACCTTGCAGAACTGCACTGTCTATTGAAAAGCTCTctgataaaaaa GCAAAATCTGAAATCTACTTGAAATTCATTGCAAAGCTTTGTTGCCTAAAAGACGCATTATCAAGTTATCTTCCTGAAGATTTTCCTCTACTTTCATggaaagcaataattttgaacctaGAAAACAGAGGACACTTTTCTACGAAAGAAAtaacatcaaatttaaataactctACTGGGCATTCCTGTGATATCTGTACttcaatatcaaaaaaatcaaCTGCTACAAACAGTATTATTCTTCAAGAATATGAAGTCTGTGCTCTACAGTCGGTTTGTAGTGTTATGAATGGTGAACAATTGAACGACAGATTTATAAATATAGCCAATGATATA gcAAAAATCAACATCCAGTCACTAGACCCAGCATCTCTTCAAAtgaatatagaaattttaaaacatttaatagaaTCATGCACAAACAAGGAAGAAGTACCACTCTCATCTCAGTCTCTCACCAAT ttgttatttCATCTTCATTACATAATGAATCAACTCTGCCAGTCTCCATATCTGTTGTACATGGTAAAAATCCCTGTGTTTGAATTTCTACATTTCCTTGTAAAGAAACGATCT TCTTGTATTCCAAAACAGTGCCTTATTCCATGTCTTCATTCCTGCCTAAGTGTGAAACTAGATCATATGGGACCCAATGTTTTAGATTTCACAAAAGCTTTTACAGCTATTTGGAATATTGTTTATGATATTTTGCTACACCATCCTGGTATTGTTCTATCATCAAGGGCTGcatatttatcatttgtttcaa TGCTCTTAAAATCCATTGTGAAATCAGGATCTCAAGATACCATCTCCACCTGTGATAAAAATAGCCAACATCAACTGCAGCTGTGTGCTCAAAATATGGAtag ACTTTTGACAGTTCTCACCAgacataaaatagaattatccAAACTAGTACCTTACCTTGTTGCTGATTATTTAGACAGTATTCAAGATATTACTCTAGATTCTAGCATAaag gtTCATTTAATATCTGGTATTAATAGAGTACTTGATTTATGTACAGAAGACTCTCTGAAAATGTTATCTGTCAATTTAAATCACAGCTGCCGTGACatgttttctaatattgttaaaaatcataGCCAACATAAATATCACGGAACTGTATAG